The Excalfactoria chinensis isolate bCotChi1 chromosome 10, bCotChi1.hap2, whole genome shotgun sequence genome has a segment encoding these proteins:
- the CELF6 gene encoding CUGBP Elav-like family member 6 isoform X6, with amino-acid sequence MQLPQVPAPGPRPPVLWVPAGSKLLCIEMNRPIQVKPADSEGRGDRKLFVGMLGKQQSEDDVRRLFEPFGQIEECTILRGPDGASKGCAFVKYSSHAEAQAAISSLHGSQTMPGASSSLVVKFADTDKERTLRRMHQMAGQLGIFNPMTIQFGAYGAYTQAIMQQQAALMAAAQGTCLNPMAAIAAAQMQQMAAFNVSGLVATPLTSSSGTSTPPGISTAPVPSIATPIGVNGFSPLPPQTNGQPTSETIYTNGIHPYPAQSPTVADPLQQAYAGMQHYAAAYPTAYAPISQAFPQQAPIIPQQQREGPEGCNLFIYHLPQEFGDAELTQMFLPFGNVISAKVFVDRATNQSKCFGFVSFDNPTSAQAAIQAMNGFQIGMKRLKVQLKRPKDANRPY; translated from the exons ATGAACCGCCCCATCCAGGTGAAGCCGGCGGACAGCGAGGGACGAGGAG ACAGGAAGCTCTTTGTGGGCATGCTGGGGAAGCAGCAGAGCGAGGATGACGTCCGGCGCCTCTTCGAGCCCTTCGGACAGATCGAGGAATGCACCATCCTGCGTGGGCCCGATGGGGCGAGCAAAG GTTGTGCCTTTGTGAAGTACAGCAGCCACGCCGAGGCACAAGCCGCCATCAGCAGCCTGCACGGCAGCCAGACCATGCCG GGcgcctcatccagcctggtgGTGAAGTTTGCGGACACGGACAAGGAGAGGACCCTGCGGCGGATGCACCAGATGGCGGGGCAGCTGGGCATCTTCAACCCCATGACCATCCAGTTTGGCGCCTACGGGGCCTACACACAGGCG ATCATGCAGCAGCAGGCGGCCCTGATGGCAGCGGCGCAGGGGACCTGCCTGAACCCCATGGCCGCCATTGCTGCTGCCCAGATGCAGCAAATGGCCGCCTTCAACGTCAGTGGGCTGGTGGCCACCCCCCTCACCTCCTCTTCAG GTACCAGCACCCCGCCTGGCATCAGCACAGCGCCCGTGCCCAGCATCGCCACACCTATTGGTGTGAATGGCTTCAGCCCGCTGCCGCCGCAGACCAACGGGCAGCCCACCTCCGAGACCATCTACACCAACGGCATCCACCCCTACCCAG ctcaAAGCCCCACAGTGGCAGATCCCCTCCAGCAAGCCTACGCGGGCATGCAGCACTATGCAG CAGCATATCCCACTGCCTACGCACCCATCAGCCAAGCCTTCCCCCAGCAAGCGCCCATCATCCCGCAGCAGCAGCGAGAAG GTCCTGAGGGCTGTAACCTGTTTATTTATCACCTGCCCCAGGAGTTTGGGGACGCGGAGCTCACGCAGATGTTCTTGCCTTTTGGCAATGTCATCTCTGCCAAAGTTTTTGTGGATCGTGCCACCAACCAGAGCAAGTGCTTTG GTTTCGTCAGTTTTGACAATCCGACCAGCGCTCAGGCAGCCATTCAGGCCATGAACGGCTTCCAGATCGGCATGAAGAGGCTAAAAGTCCAGCTAAAGCGGCCGAAAGATGCCAACAGACCCTACTGA
- the CELF6 gene encoding CUGBP Elav-like family member 6 isoform X7 gives MNRPIQVKPADSEGRGEDRKLFVGMLGKQQSEDDVRRLFEPFGQIEECTILRGPDGASKGCAFVKYSSHAEAQAAISSLHGSQTMPGASSSLVVKFADTDKERTLRRMHQMAGQLGIFNPMTIQFGAYGAYTQAIMQQQAALMAAAQGTCLNPMAAIAAAQMQQMAAFNVSGLVATPLTSSSGTSTPPGISTAPVPSIATPIGVNGFSPLPPQTNGQPTSETIYTNGIHPYPAQSPTVADPLQQAYAGMQHYAAAYPTAYAPISQAFPQQAPIIPQQQREGPEGCNLFIYHLPQEFGDAELTQMFLPFGNVISAKVFVDRATNQSKCFGFVSFDNPTSAQAAIQAMNGFQIGMKRLKVQLKRPKDANRPY, from the exons ATGAACCGCCCCATCCAGGTGAAGCCGGCGGACAGCGAGGGACGAGGAG AAGACAGGAAGCTCTTTGTGGGCATGCTGGGGAAGCAGCAGAGCGAGGATGACGTCCGGCGCCTCTTCGAGCCCTTCGGACAGATCGAGGAATGCACCATCCTGCGTGGGCCCGATGGGGCGAGCAAAG GTTGTGCCTTTGTGAAGTACAGCAGCCACGCCGAGGCACAAGCCGCCATCAGCAGCCTGCACGGCAGCCAGACCATGCCG GGcgcctcatccagcctggtgGTGAAGTTTGCGGACACGGACAAGGAGAGGACCCTGCGGCGGATGCACCAGATGGCGGGGCAGCTGGGCATCTTCAACCCCATGACCATCCAGTTTGGCGCCTACGGGGCCTACACACAGGCG ATCATGCAGCAGCAGGCGGCCCTGATGGCAGCGGCGCAGGGGACCTGCCTGAACCCCATGGCCGCCATTGCTGCTGCCCAGATGCAGCAAATGGCCGCCTTCAACGTCAGTGGGCTGGTGGCCACCCCCCTCACCTCCTCTTCAG GTACCAGCACCCCGCCTGGCATCAGCACAGCGCCCGTGCCCAGCATCGCCACACCTATTGGTGTGAATGGCTTCAGCCCGCTGCCGCCGCAGACCAACGGGCAGCCCACCTCCGAGACCATCTACACCAACGGCATCCACCCCTACCCAG ctcaAAGCCCCACAGTGGCAGATCCCCTCCAGCAAGCCTACGCGGGCATGCAGCACTATGCAG CAGCATATCCCACTGCCTACGCACCCATCAGCCAAGCCTTCCCCCAGCAAGCGCCCATCATCCCGCAGCAGCAGCGAGAAG GTCCTGAGGGCTGTAACCTGTTTATTTATCACCTGCCCCAGGAGTTTGGGGACGCGGAGCTCACGCAGATGTTCTTGCCTTTTGGCAATGTCATCTCTGCCAAAGTTTTTGTGGATCGTGCCACCAACCAGAGCAAGTGCTTTG GTTTCGTCAGTTTTGACAATCCGACCAGCGCTCAGGCAGCCATTCAGGCCATGAACGGCTTCCAGATCGGCATGAAGAGGCTAAAAGTCCAGCTAAAGCGGCCGAAAGATGCCAACAGACCCTACTGA
- the CELF6 gene encoding CUGBP Elav-like family member 6 isoform X5, translated as MQLPQVPAPGPRPPVLWVPAGSKLLCIEMNRPIQVKPADSEGRGEDRKLFVGMLGKQQSEDDVRRLFEPFGQIEECTILRGPDGASKGCAFVKYSSHAEAQAAISSLHGSQTMPGASSSLVVKFADTDKERTLRRMHQMAGQLGIFNPMTIQFGAYGAYTQAIMQQQAALMAAAQGTCLNPMAAIAAAQMQQMAAFNVSGLVATPLTSSSGTSTPPGISTAPVPSIATPIGVNGFSPLPPQTNGQPTSETIYTNGIHPYPAQSPTVADPLQQAYAGMQHYAAAYPTAYAPISQAFPQQAPIIPQQQREGPEGCNLFIYHLPQEFGDAELTQMFLPFGNVISAKVFVDRATNQSKCFGFVSFDNPTSAQAAIQAMNGFQIGMKRLKVQLKRPKDANRPY; from the exons ATGAACCGCCCCATCCAGGTGAAGCCGGCGGACAGCGAGGGACGAGGAG AAGACAGGAAGCTCTTTGTGGGCATGCTGGGGAAGCAGCAGAGCGAGGATGACGTCCGGCGCCTCTTCGAGCCCTTCGGACAGATCGAGGAATGCACCATCCTGCGTGGGCCCGATGGGGCGAGCAAAG GTTGTGCCTTTGTGAAGTACAGCAGCCACGCCGAGGCACAAGCCGCCATCAGCAGCCTGCACGGCAGCCAGACCATGCCG GGcgcctcatccagcctggtgGTGAAGTTTGCGGACACGGACAAGGAGAGGACCCTGCGGCGGATGCACCAGATGGCGGGGCAGCTGGGCATCTTCAACCCCATGACCATCCAGTTTGGCGCCTACGGGGCCTACACACAGGCG ATCATGCAGCAGCAGGCGGCCCTGATGGCAGCGGCGCAGGGGACCTGCCTGAACCCCATGGCCGCCATTGCTGCTGCCCAGATGCAGCAAATGGCCGCCTTCAACGTCAGTGGGCTGGTGGCCACCCCCCTCACCTCCTCTTCAG GTACCAGCACCCCGCCTGGCATCAGCACAGCGCCCGTGCCCAGCATCGCCACACCTATTGGTGTGAATGGCTTCAGCCCGCTGCCGCCGCAGACCAACGGGCAGCCCACCTCCGAGACCATCTACACCAACGGCATCCACCCCTACCCAG ctcaAAGCCCCACAGTGGCAGATCCCCTCCAGCAAGCCTACGCGGGCATGCAGCACTATGCAG CAGCATATCCCACTGCCTACGCACCCATCAGCCAAGCCTTCCCCCAGCAAGCGCCCATCATCCCGCAGCAGCAGCGAGAAG GTCCTGAGGGCTGTAACCTGTTTATTTATCACCTGCCCCAGGAGTTTGGGGACGCGGAGCTCACGCAGATGTTCTTGCCTTTTGGCAATGTCATCTCTGCCAAAGTTTTTGTGGATCGTGCCACCAACCAGAGCAAGTGCTTTG GTTTCGTCAGTTTTGACAATCCGACCAGCGCTCAGGCAGCCATTCAGGCCATGAACGGCTTCCAGATCGGCATGAAGAGGCTAAAAGTCCAGCTAAAGCGGCCGAAAGATGCCAACAGACCCTACTGA
- the PARP6 gene encoding protein mono-ADP-ribosyltransferase PARP6 isoform X2 produces the protein MDLKGQYWTDDDSDGDNESEEFLYGVQGTCAADLYRHPQLDADIEAVKEIYSENAVSVREYGTIDDVDIDLHVNISFLDEEVATAWKVLRTEPIVLRLRFSLSQYLDGPEPSIEVFQPSNKEGFGLGLQLKKILGMFTSQQWKHLSNDFLKTQQEKRHSWFKTSGTIKKFRAGLSIFSPIPKSPSFPVIPDSVLKGKLGAPEVRVNRLMNRSVSCTVKNPKGEVFGYTPSTQAGVAPFNILVGGHCKNVPTLEYGFLVQIMKYAEQRIPTLNEYCVVCDEQHVFQNGSMLKPAVCTRELCVFSFYTLGVMSGAAEEVATGAEVVDLLVAMCRAALESPRKSIIFEPYPSVVDPNDPKTLAFNPKKKNYERLQKALDSVMSIREMTQGSYLEIKKQMDKLDPLAHPLLQWIISSNRSHIVKLPLSRLKFMHTSHQFLLLSSPPAKEARFRTAKKLYGSTFAFHGSHIENWHSILRNGLVNASYTKLQLHGAAYGKGIYLSPISSISFGYSGMGKGQHRMPSKDELVQRYNRMNTIPQTRSIQSRFLQSRNLNCIALCEVITSKDLQKHGNIWVCPVSDHVCTRFFFVYEDGQVGDANINTQDPKIQKEIMRVIGTQVYTN, from the exons ATG GACCTCAAGGGCCAGTACTGGACGGACGATGACTCCGATGGGGACAATGAGTCTGAGGAGTTCCTTTATGGGGTACAG GGGACCTGTGCCGCCGATCTGTACCGGCACCCACAGCTGGACGCCGACATCGAGGCCGTGAAGGAGATCTACAGCGAGAATGCTGTGTCCGTCAG AGAGTATGGGACCATTGACGACGTGGACATCGACCTCCACGTGAATATCAGCTTCCTCGAT GAGGAGGTGGCAACAGCCTGGAAGGTGCTTCGGACAGAGCCCATCGTCCTGCGCCTGCGCTTCTCCCTCTCCCAGTACCTCGATGGCCCCG aACCGTCCATCGAGGTCTTCCAGCCATCCAACAAGGAGGGCTTTGGGCTGGGCCTGCAGCTGAAGAA GATCCTGGGCATGTTCACATCGCAGCAATGGAAGCATCTCAGCAACGACTTCCTGAAGACCCAGCAGGAGAAGAGGCACAGCTGGTTCAAAACGAGTGGCACCATCAAGAAGTTCCGAGCCGGTCTCAGCATCTTCTCTCCCATCCCCAA GTCGCCCAGCTTTCCTGTCATCCCAGACTCGGTGCTGAAGGGCAAGCTGGGTGCTCCTGAAGTGCGCGTCAACCGCCTGATGAACCGCTCTGTCTCCTGCACAGTGAAGAACCCAAAGGGGGAGGTGTTTGGCTACACCCCCAGCACCCAGGCAGGTGTTGCCCCCTTCAACATCCTG GTTGGTGGCCACTGTAAGAACGTCCCCACGCTGGAGTACGGCTTCCTCGTCCAG ATCATGAAGTACGCAGAGCAGCGCATCCCGACACTCAATGAGTACTGCGTGGTGTGTGATGAGCAGCACGTTTTCCAGAACGGCTCCATGCTCAag CCAGCCGTGTGCACCCGTGAGCTGTGCGTCTTCTCCTTCTACACCCTGGGCGTGATGTCTGGTGCAGCAGAAGAAGTGGCCACAGGCGCTGAG GTGGTGGACCTGCTGGTGGCCATGTGCCGCGCTGCGCTGGAATCCCCCCGCAAAAGCATCATCTTCGAGCCTTATCCCTCCGTGGTggaccccaatgaccccaaaaCACTTGCCTTCAACCCCAAG AAGAAGAACTATGAGCGGCTGCAGAAGGCTCTGGACAGCGTGATGTCCATCCGGGAGATGACCCAG GGCTCCTATCTGGAGATCAAGAAGCAGATGGACAAGCTGGACCCACTGGCACATCCCCTTCTGCAGTG GATCATCTCCAGCAACAGATCCCACATTGTCAAGCTGCCTCTCAGCAGG CTGAAGTTCATGCACACCTCGCACCAGTTCCTCCTGCTGAGCAGCCCCCCAGCCAAGGAGGCCCGGTTCCGCACCGCCAAGAAGCTCTACGGCAGCACTTTTGCTTTCCA TGGCTCTCACATTGAGAACTGGCACTCCATTCTGCGCAACGGGCTGGTCAACGCATCCTACACCAAGCTGCAG CTGCATGGAGCAGCCTATGGCAAGGGCATCTATCTGAGCCCCATCTCCAGTATTTCCTTTGGATACTCAG ggatggggaaagggCAGCACCGGATGCCTTCAAAGGACGAGCTGGTGCAGAGGTACAACCGGATGAACACCATCCCCCAG acCCGCTCCATCCAGTCCCGTTTCCTCCAGAGCCGTAACCTGAACTGCATCGCGCTTTGCGAAG TCATCACATCCAAGGACCTGCAGAAGCATGGCAACATCTGGGTCTGCCCCGTCTCAGACCACGTCTGCACCCGCTTCTTCTTTGT GTACGAAGACGGCCAGGTGGGAGATGCCAATATCAATACTCAGGACCCCAAAATCCAGAAGGAGATCATGCGTGTGATCGGGACTCAGGTGTACACAAACTGA
- the PARP6 gene encoding protein mono-ADP-ribosyltransferase PARP6 isoform X1: MDLKGQYWTDDDSDGDNESEEFLYGVQGTCAADLYRHPQLDADIEAVKEIYSENAVSVREYGTIDDVDIDLHVNISFLDEEVATAWKVLRTEPIVLRLRFSLSQYLDGPEPSIEVFQPSNKEGFGLGLQLKKILGMFTSQQWKHLSNDFLKTQQEKRHSWFKTSGTIKKFRAGLSIFSPIPKSPSFPVIPDSVLKGKLGAPEVRVNRLMNRSVSCTVKNPKGEVFGYTPSTQAGVAPFNILVGGHCKNVPTLEYGFLVQIMKYAEQRIPTLNEYCVVCDEQHVFQNGSMLKPAVCTRELCVFSFYTLGVMSGAAEEVATGAEVVDLLVAMCRAALESPRKSIIFEPYPSVVDPNDPKTLAFNPKKKNYERLQKALDSVMSIREMTQGSYLEIKKQMDKLDPLAHPLLQWIISSNRSHIVKLPLSRQLKFMHTSHQFLLLSSPPAKEARFRTAKKLYGSTFAFHGSHIENWHSILRNGLVNASYTKLQLHGAAYGKGIYLSPISSISFGYSGMGKGQHRMPSKDELVQRYNRMNTIPQTRSIQSRFLQSRNLNCIALCEVITSKDLQKHGNIWVCPVSDHVCTRFFFVYEDGQVGDANINTQDPKIQKEIMRVIGTQVYTN, encoded by the exons ATG GACCTCAAGGGCCAGTACTGGACGGACGATGACTCCGATGGGGACAATGAGTCTGAGGAGTTCCTTTATGGGGTACAG GGGACCTGTGCCGCCGATCTGTACCGGCACCCACAGCTGGACGCCGACATCGAGGCCGTGAAGGAGATCTACAGCGAGAATGCTGTGTCCGTCAG AGAGTATGGGACCATTGACGACGTGGACATCGACCTCCACGTGAATATCAGCTTCCTCGAT GAGGAGGTGGCAACAGCCTGGAAGGTGCTTCGGACAGAGCCCATCGTCCTGCGCCTGCGCTTCTCCCTCTCCCAGTACCTCGATGGCCCCG aACCGTCCATCGAGGTCTTCCAGCCATCCAACAAGGAGGGCTTTGGGCTGGGCCTGCAGCTGAAGAA GATCCTGGGCATGTTCACATCGCAGCAATGGAAGCATCTCAGCAACGACTTCCTGAAGACCCAGCAGGAGAAGAGGCACAGCTGGTTCAAAACGAGTGGCACCATCAAGAAGTTCCGAGCCGGTCTCAGCATCTTCTCTCCCATCCCCAA GTCGCCCAGCTTTCCTGTCATCCCAGACTCGGTGCTGAAGGGCAAGCTGGGTGCTCCTGAAGTGCGCGTCAACCGCCTGATGAACCGCTCTGTCTCCTGCACAGTGAAGAACCCAAAGGGGGAGGTGTTTGGCTACACCCCCAGCACCCAGGCAGGTGTTGCCCCCTTCAACATCCTG GTTGGTGGCCACTGTAAGAACGTCCCCACGCTGGAGTACGGCTTCCTCGTCCAG ATCATGAAGTACGCAGAGCAGCGCATCCCGACACTCAATGAGTACTGCGTGGTGTGTGATGAGCAGCACGTTTTCCAGAACGGCTCCATGCTCAag CCAGCCGTGTGCACCCGTGAGCTGTGCGTCTTCTCCTTCTACACCCTGGGCGTGATGTCTGGTGCAGCAGAAGAAGTGGCCACAGGCGCTGAG GTGGTGGACCTGCTGGTGGCCATGTGCCGCGCTGCGCTGGAATCCCCCCGCAAAAGCATCATCTTCGAGCCTTATCCCTCCGTGGTggaccccaatgaccccaaaaCACTTGCCTTCAACCCCAAG AAGAAGAACTATGAGCGGCTGCAGAAGGCTCTGGACAGCGTGATGTCCATCCGGGAGATGACCCAG GGCTCCTATCTGGAGATCAAGAAGCAGATGGACAAGCTGGACCCACTGGCACATCCCCTTCTGCAGTG GATCATCTCCAGCAACAGATCCCACATTGTCAAGCTGCCTCTCAGCAGG CAGCTGAAGTTCATGCACACCTCGCACCAGTTCCTCCTGCTGAGCAGCCCCCCAGCCAAGGAGGCCCGGTTCCGCACCGCCAAGAAGCTCTACGGCAGCACTTTTGCTTTCCA TGGCTCTCACATTGAGAACTGGCACTCCATTCTGCGCAACGGGCTGGTCAACGCATCCTACACCAAGCTGCAG CTGCATGGAGCAGCCTATGGCAAGGGCATCTATCTGAGCCCCATCTCCAGTATTTCCTTTGGATACTCAG ggatggggaaagggCAGCACCGGATGCCTTCAAAGGACGAGCTGGTGCAGAGGTACAACCGGATGAACACCATCCCCCAG acCCGCTCCATCCAGTCCCGTTTCCTCCAGAGCCGTAACCTGAACTGCATCGCGCTTTGCGAAG TCATCACATCCAAGGACCTGCAGAAGCATGGCAACATCTGGGTCTGCCCCGTCTCAGACCACGTCTGCACCCGCTTCTTCTTTGT GTACGAAGACGGCCAGGTGGGAGATGCCAATATCAATACTCAGGACCCCAAAATCCAGAAGGAGATCATGCGTGTGATCGGGACTCAGGTGTACACAAACTGA